One part of the Dysidea avara chromosome 10, odDysAvar1.4, whole genome shotgun sequence genome encodes these proteins:
- the LOC136268742 gene encoding tripartite motif-containing protein 2-like yields the protein MTTEEQLKKTTFQLNEIIAKLSQTHHNITATKETLLQQREAVDKDIDQFFDEKIEHQRQLMKQDLDTEVTSKTKLLTSQLEQVESLQASVTQLASEVHRSHEQSGEKQLVQRVNEVTDTFNKLKTDPTETNAFFFAPAFPDPFPMIGYVHLPRCEVIIIPATVLPGQKVEFSIITKDFWGDPLTVNEKIIKVKVADGKDHVQWLPVRDFEKGGYPGTFSIEEIGHFQLSVLIGEQSVRGGPFPVVVSRDYNKLRKSTKAINDDGRMGKPRGVAFSHNHHWAVTDTTNHCVYIFNEQDQLVRKFGSHGNNKGQFEDPYGLCFDSYDNLYVADVGNNRVQKFNFFGEHYIDLGWQGEGSDRKLSSPHGIAINQNTVYVADSSNCCISVYQANDGAYCFSFGSQGDGPGQFKIPWDVAITPDSTLVVADERGCIQAFHLDGTFIHKFGTPGYAKGQLNFPSSLAVDANGYILVTDYHNDRVLVFDKSYSYVTSFGSKGSGNHHFSVPHGIAVSPNGTVYIGDHENKRITIY from the coding sequence ATGACTACAGAGGAACAGCTGAAGAAGACCACTTTTCAACTAAATGAAATCATTGCTAAACTGTCGCAAACTCATCACAATATTACAGCCACCAAGGAGACACTGCTACAGCAACGTGAAGCTGTTGACAAGGACATTGATCAGTTCTTTGATGAAAAAATAGAACATCAACGTCAACTAATGAAACAAGACCTCGACACTGAAGTAACTAGCAAAACAAAACTGTTGACATCACAACTAGAGCAGGTGGAGAGTTTGCAGGCAAGTGTGACACAGTTGGCAAGTGAAGTGCACAGAAGCCATGAGCAGTCAGGAGAGAAGCAGTTAGTGCAACGTGTCAATGAAGTTACAGACACTTTCAATAAACTGAAAACTGATCCTACAGAAACAAATGCTTTCTTCTTTGCTCCAGCTTTCCCTGACCCATTTCCAATGATTGGCTACGTACATCTTCCACGATGTGAAGTCATCATTATTCCTGCTACAGTGTTACCAGGCCAGAAAGTTGAATTCTCCATCATCACTAAGGACTTCTGGGGGGATCCCCTGACTGTCAACGAAAAGATTATCAAAGTGAAAGTGGCTGATGGGAAGGACCATGTGCAATGGCTACCAGTGAGAGACTTTGAGAAAGGAGGATATCCAGGGACCTTCAGCATTGAAGAAATTGGGCATTTTCAACTGTCAGTGTTGATTGGTGAACAAAGTGTCAGGGGAGGTCCTTTCCCTGTTGTTGTCTCAAGAGACTATAACAAACTGCGCAAGTCCACCAAAGCCATCAATGATGATGGTAGGATGGGGAAACCCCGAGGAGTAGCCTTCAGTCATAACCACCACTGGGCTGTAACTGACACTACTAATCACTGTGTGTACATCTTCAATGAACAAGATCAACTGGTGAGGAAGTTTGGCAGTCATGGCAACAACAAGGGTCAATTTGAAGATCCTTATGGTTTATGCTTTGATAGTTATGATAACTTGTATGTGGCAGATGTTGGAAACAACAGGGTGCAGAAATTTAACTTCTTTGGTGAGCACTATATTGACTTGGGTTGGCAGGGAGAGGGAAGTGACAGGAAATTGAGTTCTCCACATGGCATTGCAATAAATCAAAATACGGTATATGTTGCTGATAGCAGTAATTGTTGTATTTCTGTATATCAAGCAAACGATGGTGCTTATTGCTTCTCGTTTGGGTCACAAGGTGATGGTCCTGGTCAGTTTAAGATCCCGTGGGATGTTGCCATTACTCCTGACAGTACCTTAGTAGTGGCTGATGAGCGTGGTTGTATCCAGGCCTTCCATCTTGATGGTACCTTCATCCACAAGTTTGGTACTCCAGGCTATGCCAAGGGCCAACTGAATTTTCCATCATCTTTGGCAGTTGATGCTAATGGTTATATCCTTGTGACCGATTATCATAATGATCGAGTGTTAGTCTTTGATAAAAGCTACAGTTACGTCACGTCGTTTGGCTCCAAGGGATCTGGTAACCATCACTTTAGTGTACCTCATGGCATTGCTGTCAGTCCTAATGGAACGGTTTACATTGGTGACCACGAGAACAAAAGAATCACCATATATTAG
- the LOC136268639 gene encoding E3 ubiquitin-protein ligase TRIM71-like — protein sequence MAARELRRITDHVTCPVCLQTYNIPKMLPCQHTYCQQCLHNIEKDKTVTCPECRKVTDVPPGGVQDFPTNLTINHLIDDFFLRRQDRRKVNCETCVEEDPVTSFCFTCSVFMCQTCQAFHNRSKVTHQHVIVYLEKPASQPNTAQPQKVLPNCPDHDLELKFYCVPCGRLVCVYCTMNEHVEHSHGAIKTMATKYREQLKNTTAPLNDMITNLSQAHSDIADTKEKVLRQHKSVDKDIDQFFDNVIQKVEQQRKQLKQELHNKVGGMVQLLTSQLEEVGSVQAHVMSVNELASKVEKSCDEEMLSGNTQLMDRINDVTNIFNNTCLIPKEIDSCRFVPNDFMLPQFGHVYSNEYPPLCEITDIPPSMLQDQAIQFTIIAKDFKGIPLLIGGSTVKVQLDNRRGSIQSVTVKDNKNGRYTGSFNTKLVGHHQLSVTIGGQNIKETPLSFFVSRDYCKLSGSESRMVVSDRGKLGRPWGIAFNESNHHWAVTDSSNHCVYIFNEQDQLVRKFGSHGEGPGQFNGPRGIAFDEDNFLYVVDSFNNRAQKLDLTGKFFIHFKGRWLSKQQLNEPIGIVVHHNKVYIADCCNHRISVFQTDGTYCFSFGSRGSGPGQFRYPWDVVITPGNTLLVADGAGHCIQSFQLDGTFIHKFGNHSKGKLNFPTSVAVDPDGFILVSQRGNHQVSIFDIGYNYLNSFGSKGSGRNQYNTPRGIAVDYNGVIYISDTDNNRIIMK from the coding sequence ATGGCTGCAAGAGAGTTGAGGAGAATTACTGACCATGTGACTTGTCCTGTCTGTCTGCAAACGTACAATATTCCTAAGATGCTTCCATGTCAACACACTTACTGCCAACAATGTCTTCATAACATAGAGAAagataaaacagtcacatgtccAGAATGCAGAAAAGTGACAGATGTCCCTCCTGGAGGAGTTCAAGATTTCCCTACCAACTTGACCATTAACCATCTCATTGATGACTTCTTCCTAAGAAGACAAGACAGAAGGAAAGTGAATTGTGAAACTTGTGTAGAGGAAGATCCTGTCACTTCGTTTTGTTTTACTTGTTCTGTATTCATGTGTCAAACATGTCAAGCCTTCCACAATCGTAGCAAAGTCACACACCAACATGTCATTGTGTACCTTGAGAAGCCGGCTAGCCAACCTAACACTGCCCAGCCCCAGAAGGTACTTCCTAATTGTCCAGATCATGACCTTGAgctgaaattttactgtgtacCTTGTGGCAGGTTGGTGTGTGTCTACTGTACAATGAATGAACATGTTGAACACTCTCATGGTGCTATCAAAACGATGGCTACCAAATATAGGGAACAGCTAAAGAACACTACTGCCCCACTGAATGATATGATTACAAACTTGTCGCAGGCTCACAGTGACATTGCTGACACAAAGGAGAAAGTGTTACGGCAACATAAATCTGTGGACAAAGATATTGACCAATTTTTTGACAATGTGATACAGAAAGTAGAGCAGCAACGTAAACAACTGAAACAAGAGCTCCACAACAAAGTGGGTGGGATGGTACAGCTACTGACGTCACAACTAGAAGAGGTGGGGAGTGTCCAGGCTCATGTTATGAGTGTGAATGAGTTGGCTAGTAAAGTGGAGAAGAGCTGTGATGAAGAGATGTTGTCAGGTAATACACAGTTAATGGATCGTATCAATGACGTGACTAATATTTTCAATAATACTTGTCTGATCCCAAAGGAAATTGACAGCTGCCGTTTTGTGCCAAATGACTTCATGCTTCCACAGTTTGGCCATGTTTATTCTAACGAGTATCCTCCGCTGTGCGAGATCACTGATATTCCCCCATCAATGCTGCAAGATCAAGCAATTCAATTCACCATCATAGCAAAGGATTTCAAGGGAATTCCCCTGCTTATTGGGGGAAGCACAGTCAAGGTACAGTTGGATAATAGGAGGGGCAGCATACAATCAGTGACAGTGAAGGATAATAAAAATGGAAGGTACACAGGATCCTTCAACACTAAACTGGTAGGACATCATCAACTATCAGTGACCATTGGAGGACAGAACATTAAAGAGACTCCCCTTTCCTTTTTTGTATCGCGGGATTACTGCAAACTGAGTGGATCAGAATCCAGGATGGTTGTCAGTGATAGAGGTAAATTAGGTAGACCATGGGGCATAGCTTTCAATGAAAGTAACCACCACTGGGCTGTAACTGACAGTTCTAATCACTGTGTTTACATCTTCAATGAACAAGATCAACTGGTGAGGAAGTTTGGCAGTCATGGTGAAGGCCCTGGCCAGTTTAATGGTCCACGTGGAATAGCTTTTGATGAAGATAATTTCTTGTATGTGGTGGATAGCTTTAACAACAGGGCACAGAAGTTAGACCTCACTGGGAAATTCTTCATCCATTTCAAAGGGAGATGGTTAAGTAAGCAGCAACTGAATGAACCAATTGGCATTGTAGTCCATCACAACAAAGTATATATTGCTGACTGCTGTAATCATCGTATTTCAGTATTCCAGACAGATGGCACCTACTGCTTCTCATTTGGATCACGAGGTAGTGGACCTGGCCAGTTCCGTTACCCATGGGATGTGGTTATTACCCCTGGCAACACCTTGCTAGTAGCTGATGGTGCAGGTCACTGCATCCAATCATTTCAACTCGATGGTACATTCATCCACAAGTTTGGTAACCACAGTAAAGGTAAACTAAACTTTCCTACATCTGTCGCTGTTGACCCAGATGGTTTTATCTTGGTATCACAACGTGGTAACCATCAGGTATCAATCTTTGATATTGGCTACAATTATCTCAACTCATTTGGCTCTAAAGGAAGTGGTAGAAATCAATACAACACTCCTCGTGGCATAGCGGTAGATTATAATGGGGTCATTTACATCAGTGATACTGACAACAATAGGatcataatgaaataa